The nucleotide sequence CGCCACCAGCGCCGGCAGGCCCTCGCCGCCGCCGAGCGCCGCGCCGGTCACGCCGGTCAACGCGACGAGATACAGGAAACCGCGCGAGGCCGCGGCGATCGCGCGGGCCCGCACGGGATCGGTGGTCGGCGCCATCAGGGCCACCAGGTCCAGACCGACGGACGCCAGCGCCTCGGCGACGGCGGCGGACTCCTCCACCGGCACGTCCGGCAGGATCACGCCGGCGACGCCCGCGTCCGCGGCGCGGGCCGCGAACTCGTCCAGGCCCATGCGCAGGACGGGGTTGAAGTAGCTCATCACTACCGGGGCCAGACCGGTCTCGCCGGCGGCCGCGGCGGTCAGTTCGAGCGCCCGGCGCAGGGTCATGCCGGCGGCCAGCGCACGCT is from bacterium and encodes:
- the trpA gene encoding tryptophan synthase subunit alpha is translated as MRLEKITRALRDDGRKALVPFFTAGYPDERSFVASVRAAAAAGCRVFEVGIPFSDPVADGPLIQMASQRALAAGMTLRRALELTAAAAGETGLAPVVMSYFNPVLRMGLDEFAARAADAGVAGVILPDVPVEESAAVAEALASVGLDLVALMAPTTDPVRARAIAAASRGFLYLVALTGVTGAALGGGEGLPALVA